The nucleotide sequence AGGGGAAAGATAGGGTCCAATAGAATCTTGCCAAAACTGCCATCATCCCAAGGTGACTGCACATGCCCAATGCTGCCCTCTGAGTGTTATTACAACAGAGACTGTAGACTGGGGGGGAATATTCTTCACTTAGACTTCCATTTAaatcattaaacaaataataacaacaacaacgacaaaaaccTGAAGATGGGTAGATCAGTATTCATTGTTGCTACATAGATTGCCTGAAACACCcagtttcaacaaaaaattatgagatatgcaaagaaacaggaaggTGTGACCCACTCACAGGAAAGACAACAAGCAAGAGAAACTGCCCATGAACTGACCTAGATGTCATATTTAACAAAGATTTCAAAGCAGCCATTGTAAATATgctcataaaaacagaaaaccatgcttaaaaaagtaaagaaatgtatGATGACAACCTCCCATCAAATAgatcaataaagagatagaaattaaacaaaggaaacaaaaattcttATTGTTTTCACATATAGAGATATAATGTACATATTATTGATATTgcagtataaatatgtatatagcgTATGCGTATATATATTTACACGCCTCATAGTATTGTGAAAATTAAGCAAGATTATTTGTATAAGACATATACCTTACCATTTTTAATCAACATGAATTAGCTGTCCATATTACTGTCTTTACGTTTCCAAAGCAGATAATTGGGTAAGAAATTTTATCTGTGACTTTGTGACAGAGTCAAGCTGTTTCCCATAGAAAAGCATAAATGTTACATCAACTACAAACATaacaacagaaataataatattataataattaacatttgaTGTTCGATATCTATGTGCCAAGGACTACACTGTTTTACATGAATTATTGTCTTGATCTTCACAAACTTTCTATTAAGcagttagtttttatatttttttgaaattctaggttataagaaaggaaatataccctaaatttactaaaaagtaaacacatacatgcatatttcACACTGTGTGGTCCTCAGATAAGTTAAACATTTCTCTATAATGAACAATTCTGTATTCTACAACACAGATTCAAGTACCTAAATGATACATTTTTCATAAAGTAAAGCTCATCATACATTCACTCACTGAGAAAAACAATGAACTTTGGAGGAGTTGTTAAATGACTTGGTTGTAAAGGGATAAGATTTATTGCCCTACAAAAGCTAACTCCTTGCTGGGAATTTACTCAGTCTGACTGCATCTcccaggaagaaaaataagaccACAGTGACTGCCATTGTCCTCTAACGCCAGTCAATGTCATCTGAAACCTTCTCATTACTGTGTAAAAGCAGAATCCACGGACTTTTGCATCAAGCATTATACAGGAGCACTTTAGACGAGAAACCAAGAAGGCAAGAGGTGTGGCTGTAGAATCATATTTTGTCCCAGCCTGAATCACTCTGACTATAGAGGTCACTCATCTCCTGAACTACACACAAACATTAATACATTGTGGAATATCATTCCCAGTTCAGGTAAACTATTTGCTTTGAGTTTTCCACAGTCTTTAAAAGCCTCCCAACTACATGAAACAGAATTCTAGATTGTATTTAAATTGTCACATTGCCATCTTGTGGCTGCCATGGGTAAAAGAGGAAAACTGATCATTACTGTGGGGCCCTGAGGCCTTGCCCCTCTGCATGATGCTATCGCAACTGCCTGAGTTCTGTGAGGATAATAATGCTCTGTTACTCTCACAGGGACCTGATACAGTATTGAAGAACTTACGTATTATATAGGGAGTGTAATTGCTGTGCAGGAAAAAGCATCTAATAAgtataaaataagtgaaaattaaGTTGAAATCTGAAAAGGTCTTGATACAAAGCATTACACTGTACTCCAGAGATGGACCTATGAGGTCAAAATTTGTTCAGCGGCCTCTACTATTTTCTTTAACTCTGACATTTACAGAATGAATGCTTCCAATGGCATAACAGATTTCCAGACACCTGATTCAGGCAGTTACAGGTCCAGTTTAAAGCAGAGGTCCCTCTAGTGCAAATTCCCCCTGCTTGGCTGATTCTGAGAGCTCCACTAAGGCCTGCCTCAAGACAAATATAATTCCCATGCCCACTCTGCTGCCTTAAATTCCCAACCCTATTTTACTTTgagttattattttcaaaaaacctTTATCTGAAACATAAATGGCATGTTCTAGTATGGCTACATATAAACATCTAATTACATTTGCCTGTGGAATCATTAATTAATCAAAATTTGTAAACTTGCATATTGAGATCTAATaagaaaagtataaattttgAAAAGTAGAAGTGGGTTGTTTTTCAATAATGTTCCAGGGCAGGACAATTTTCAAAAAGTAGATGATATagctgggtgacaaaggaagaagCTCCTGCTAAGTTGACTGGAGAGGTGGAACAGGGGTTAGGTAGTTACTCAGGAAGCCTGGAaggaggaaagggggaaaaaaaggcagcccagggcatttaaagaaaaattacaaaatctgGAACAGTGCATCTTAGTGTCTCAGTTTGAGACTACTTTGCAATTTCAGACCCATAACTGTCTCCCTATGCACTCTAAGGAAAGAGTGCAAGTGATAGAAAGCAAGTGGCAGTTCCCAAGAAGCTGCCACTGTGAAGAGAATGAGCAACCACAGGATGAAAAGGCTCAAAGACCTCCAGCTTATGTGGTAGAGCATCTCTGGAAGTGAACTCTCAAAAAACACAGCTTAACCATTACGCACGCATTATATTTATTTCCAAAACCCTATTCATCATGGAAGATTTTTACTGAGTAATAatctcaaagtaaaaaataattattgccaCTCTTCAACTTACCCCagctattgagaggtgacagcatacTGGCAGCCCTCACAGACCTCGCTGGCTCTCGGTGCCTCCTTGGCCTCAGCGCCCattctggccgcgcttgaggagcccttcagcccgccgctgcaccgTGGTAAcccttctctgggctggccgaggccgcaGCCGGCTCCCTGGGCTTGTGGGGAAGTGTGGAGGGAAAGGCACGGGCGGGAACCGCGGCTTCTCagggcgcttgcgggccagctagagttccgggtgggcgtgggcttggcgggccccgcactggGAACGCCTGCGGGCCCtgcggccccgggcagtgaggtgcttagcacccgggccagcagctgtggagtgtacgccaggtcccccagcagtgccggcccactggCGCTGTGCTctatttctcgccgggccttagctgcctccccgcgaggcagggctggggacctgcagcccgccatgcctgagtctCCCGGCAGCCCGCCGTGGGCTCCTGCGCGGCCTGAGCCTCTCCCGgaagcaccgccccctgctccacggcgcccggTCCCAtccaccgcccaagggctgaggagtgccagCGCAAGGCgcgggactggcgggcagctccaccTAAGGCCCCTGTGGGAGATCCACTGGGTGAGGCCGGcggggctcctgagtctagtggggacttggagaatctgcatgtctagctaagggattgtgaatacaccagtcagcactctgtatctagctcaaggtttgtaaacacaccaatcaacaCCCTGTGTCTACCTCAgggggtttgtggatgcaccaatcggcactctgtatctagctaatctggtggggacttggagaatctttatgtctagctaagggattgtgaatgcac is from Pan troglodytes isolate AG18354 chromosome 4, NHGRI_mPanTro3-v2.0_pri, whole genome shotgun sequence and encodes:
- the LOC129144001 gene encoding T-box transcription factor TBX1-like isoform X1, with protein sequence MAGCRSPALPRGEAAKARREIEHSASGPALLGDLAYTPQLLARVLSTSLPGAAGPAGVPSAGPAKPTPTRNSSWPASALRSRGSRPCLSLHTSPQAQGAGCGLGQPREGLPRCSGGLKGSSSAARMGAEAKEAPRASEVCEGCQYAVTSQ